One window of Pyrus communis chromosome 12, drPyrComm1.1, whole genome shotgun sequence genomic DNA carries:
- the LOC137710381 gene encoding protein LEO1 homolog isoform X2 has protein sequence MGEEKRHQMMQNLFGDQSEEEEEEVDSEHESNPQPNSDEGEGALEAEGEGEVEGQGEVEAESDGEQRNADPDPGESEGEREQSSQEVDIGDHREESEGKYTDTDEKEELTSRRRNVIESGSERSMENHYPDIEDEVNQARSSRSPEEEEDHNNIAHSAVRNVFGDSDEEEEEEETDYAVRNDIQHESNRSPMEEEGSYGKSPRLEDVMPDEDARYDSEEDNIEAKPRDKPVGPPLELEIPLRPPPARPEKMNMIKVSNIMGIDPKPFDPKTYVEEDTFVTDESGSKKRIRLENNIVRWRRVRNPDGTTTSESNARFVRWSDGSLQLLIGNEVLDISVQEAQHDQAHLFLRHEKGILQSQGKVLKKMRFMPSSLTSNSHRLLTALVDSRHKKVYKVKNCVTDIDPEREKEEKERAESQNIRANSLLNRKKEKVSRKYTTTGDRRRQLSPGFLEDALDEDEEPNYHDSRRSRRHMEEDFEMEARREKRILNAKKGPKDIPRKSSLPTANSYRRSMGLSDESEYETDGEDEEPPRKMAEDSEPEYEDSEEEDSEEHHDAEVNDASEEVEAEAPKQKVKDSGHKRKAVESDEDSPPRKAAPHRRMAVVYDSDEE, from the exons ATGGGGGAGGAGAAGCGGCACCAGATGATGCAGAACCTGTTCGGCGATCAATccgaagaggaggaagaagaggtcgATTCCGAGCACGAGTCCAATCCCCAGCCCAATTCT GATGAAGGAGAGGGCGCTTTGGAGGCTGAGGGTGAAGGTGAAGTAGAGGGCCAGGGGGAGGTAGAAGCAGAGAGTGATGGTGAGCAGCGTAATGCTGATCCTGATCCCGGAGAAAGTGAGGGCGAAAGAGAACAAAGTTCCCAAGAAGTAGATATTGGTGATCATAGAGAAGAAAGTGAAGGAAAATATACAGATACTGATGAAAAAGAAGAGTTAACCAGCCGGAGAcgaaatgtgattgaaagtggGTCTGAGAGGTCTATGGAAAACCATTACCCTGACATTGAAGATGAGGTTAATCAGGCCAGAAGTTCAAG ATCCCCTGAGGAGGAAGAGGACCATAATAACATCGCACACTCTGCTGTTCGTAATGTATTTGGTGActctgatgaagaagaagaagaagaggagacaGATTATGCTGTTCGGAATGACATCCAGCATGAATCAAAT AGATCACCAATGGAGGAGGAAGGCAGCTATGGAAAGAGTCCAAGACTAGAGGATGTGATGCCTGATGAAGATGCTAGGTATGATTCAGAAGAGGACAATATTGAGGCTAAACCTAGAGATAAACCGGTTGGCCCCCCATTGGAGCTAGAGATTCCACTACGTCCACCTCCTGCTCGTCCAGAAAAG ATGAACATGATCAAAGTTTCAAATATCATGGGCATTGACCCCAAACCATTTGATCCAAAGACATATGTGGAAGAGGATACATTTGTGACGGATGAATCAGGATCTAAGAAGCGTATACGTTTGGAGAACAACATTGTGCGCTGGAGGAGAGTTAGAAATCCAGATGGCACGACAACT AGTGAAAGCAATGCACGTTTTGTGAGATGGTCTGATGGCAGTTTGCAGCTATTAATTGGGAATGAAGTTCTAGATATATCTGTGCAAGAAGCACAGCATGATCAAGCGCACCTATTTCTCAGGCATGAAAAG GGAATCCTCCAGTCACAAGGAAAGGTTCTGAAGAAGATGAGGTTTATGCCATCGTCCTTGACATCAAATTCACATCGTTTGCTGACTGCTCTGGTTGATTCTCGACATAAAAAAGTATACAAGGTCAAGAACTGCGTTACTGACATCGATCCTGAGAGAGAAAAGGAGGAGAAAGAAAGG GCTGAAAGTCAAAATATCAGAGCTAATTCGCTTCTTAATcggaagaaggagaaggtgagCCGAAAGTATACAACAACTGGGGACAGGAGGCGCCAACTTTCACCTGGTTTCTTGGAAGATGCTCTTGATGAG GATGAAGAACCAAATTATCATGACTCTCGTCGTTCTCGCCGCCATATGGAGGAGGATTTCGAAATGGAAGCTCGAAGAGAGAAACGCATTTTAAATGCTAAGAAG GGACCTAAAGATATCCCACGCAAGTCATCCTTGCCAACTGCCAATTCATATCGGCGTTCAATGGGTTTGTCAGACGAGTCTGAGTATGAGACTGATGGGGAAGATGAGGAGCCTCCACGTAAGATGGCTGAGGATTCAGAGCCAGAGTATGAAGATTCGGAAGAAGAAGATTCGGAAGAGCATCATGATGCCGAGGTTAATGATGCATCAGAGGAGGTGGAGGCTGAG GCGCCCAAGCAAAAGGTTAAGGACTCTGGACACAAGCGCAAGGCAGTCGAGTCAGATGAAGACTCTCCTCCTAGGAAGGCCGCACCACATCGCAGAATGGCTGTTGTTTATGATAGTGATGAGGAATAA
- the LOC137710381 gene encoding protein LEO1 homolog isoform X1: MGEEKRHQMMQNLFGDQSEEEEEEVDSEHESNPQPNSDEGEGALEAEGEGEVEGQGEVEAESDGEQRNADPDPGESEGEREQSSQEVDIGDHREESEGKYTDTDEKEELTSRRRNVIESGSERSMENHYPDIEDEVNQARSSRSPEEEEDHNNIAHSAVRNVFGDSDEEEEEEETDYAVRNDIQHESNRSPMEEEGSYGKSPRLEDVMPDEDARYDSEEDNIEAKPRDKPVGPPLELEIPLRPPPARPEKMNMIKVSNIMGIDPKPFDPKTYVEEDTFVTDESGSKKRIRLENNIVRWRRVRNPDGTTTSESNARFVRWSDGSLQLLIGNEVLDISVQEAQHDQAHLFLRHEKGILQSQGKVLKKMRFMPSSLTSNSHRLLTALVDSRHKKVYKVKNCVTDIDPEREKEEKERAESQNIRANSLLNRKKEKVSRKYTTTGDRRRQLSPGFLEDALDEDEEPNYHDSRRSRRHMEEDFEMEARREKRILNAKKSQGPKDIPRKSSLPTANSYRRSMGLSDESEYETDGEDEEPPRKMAEDSEPEYEDSEEEDSEEHHDAEVNDASEEVEAEAPKQKVKDSGHKRKAVESDEDSPPRKAAPHRRMAVVYDSDEE, from the exons ATGGGGGAGGAGAAGCGGCACCAGATGATGCAGAACCTGTTCGGCGATCAATccgaagaggaggaagaagaggtcgATTCCGAGCACGAGTCCAATCCCCAGCCCAATTCT GATGAAGGAGAGGGCGCTTTGGAGGCTGAGGGTGAAGGTGAAGTAGAGGGCCAGGGGGAGGTAGAAGCAGAGAGTGATGGTGAGCAGCGTAATGCTGATCCTGATCCCGGAGAAAGTGAGGGCGAAAGAGAACAAAGTTCCCAAGAAGTAGATATTGGTGATCATAGAGAAGAAAGTGAAGGAAAATATACAGATACTGATGAAAAAGAAGAGTTAACCAGCCGGAGAcgaaatgtgattgaaagtggGTCTGAGAGGTCTATGGAAAACCATTACCCTGACATTGAAGATGAGGTTAATCAGGCCAGAAGTTCAAG ATCCCCTGAGGAGGAAGAGGACCATAATAACATCGCACACTCTGCTGTTCGTAATGTATTTGGTGActctgatgaagaagaagaagaagaggagacaGATTATGCTGTTCGGAATGACATCCAGCATGAATCAAAT AGATCACCAATGGAGGAGGAAGGCAGCTATGGAAAGAGTCCAAGACTAGAGGATGTGATGCCTGATGAAGATGCTAGGTATGATTCAGAAGAGGACAATATTGAGGCTAAACCTAGAGATAAACCGGTTGGCCCCCCATTGGAGCTAGAGATTCCACTACGTCCACCTCCTGCTCGTCCAGAAAAG ATGAACATGATCAAAGTTTCAAATATCATGGGCATTGACCCCAAACCATTTGATCCAAAGACATATGTGGAAGAGGATACATTTGTGACGGATGAATCAGGATCTAAGAAGCGTATACGTTTGGAGAACAACATTGTGCGCTGGAGGAGAGTTAGAAATCCAGATGGCACGACAACT AGTGAAAGCAATGCACGTTTTGTGAGATGGTCTGATGGCAGTTTGCAGCTATTAATTGGGAATGAAGTTCTAGATATATCTGTGCAAGAAGCACAGCATGATCAAGCGCACCTATTTCTCAGGCATGAAAAG GGAATCCTCCAGTCACAAGGAAAGGTTCTGAAGAAGATGAGGTTTATGCCATCGTCCTTGACATCAAATTCACATCGTTTGCTGACTGCTCTGGTTGATTCTCGACATAAAAAAGTATACAAGGTCAAGAACTGCGTTACTGACATCGATCCTGAGAGAGAAAAGGAGGAGAAAGAAAGG GCTGAAAGTCAAAATATCAGAGCTAATTCGCTTCTTAATcggaagaaggagaaggtgagCCGAAAGTATACAACAACTGGGGACAGGAGGCGCCAACTTTCACCTGGTTTCTTGGAAGATGCTCTTGATGAG GATGAAGAACCAAATTATCATGACTCTCGTCGTTCTCGCCGCCATATGGAGGAGGATTTCGAAATGGAAGCTCGAAGAGAGAAACGCATTTTAAATGCTAAGAAG TCACAGGGACCTAAAGATATCCCACGCAAGTCATCCTTGCCAACTGCCAATTCATATCGGCGTTCAATGGGTTTGTCAGACGAGTCTGAGTATGAGACTGATGGGGAAGATGAGGAGCCTCCACGTAAGATGGCTGAGGATTCAGAGCCAGAGTATGAAGATTCGGAAGAAGAAGATTCGGAAGAGCATCATGATGCCGAGGTTAATGATGCATCAGAGGAGGTGGAGGCTGAG GCGCCCAAGCAAAAGGTTAAGGACTCTGGACACAAGCGCAAGGCAGTCGAGTCAGATGAAGACTCTCCTCCTAGGAAGGCCGCACCACATCGCAGAATGGCTGTTGTTTATGATAGTGATGAGGAATAA